A section of the Oryza sativa Japonica Group chromosome 1, ASM3414082v1 genome encodes:
- the LOC4325173 gene encoding protein DELETION OF SUV3 SUPPRESSOR 1(I) — translation MAAAAPADAKAEAAKMDLLEDDDEFEEFEIDQEWDDKEDGDEAIQQWEDDWDDDDVNDDFSLQLRKELEECNTQKI, via the exons atggcggcggcggcgccggcggacgcgaaggcggaggcggccaaGATGGACCTcctcgaggacgacgacgagttcGAGGAGTTTGAGATCGACCAAG AATGGGATGACAAGGAGGATGGTGATGAGGCCATCCAGCAATGGGAGGATGATTGGGATGATGACGACGTCAATGACGACTTCTCGCTTCAGCTGAGGAAGGAGCTGGAGGAATGCAACACCCAGAAGATCTGA
- the LOC4325174 gene encoding uncharacterized protein, which translates to MARGENNTGAHGSGNVPPPATAASTAAGTAAASGKQQARGAGAEGQSVVRRLQSELMALMMGGDPGVSAFPEGDNIFSWVGTIAGSAATAYEGTSYRLSLAFPGEYPYKPPKVRFETPCFHPNVDAHGNICLDILQDKWSSAYDVRTILLSIQSLLGEPNNDSPLNTQAAALWPNQDEFRKMVEKLYKPTA; encoded by the coding sequence atggcgaGGGGCGAGAACAACACCGGCGCGCACGGCAGCGGCAACGTGCctcctcccgccaccgccgcgtccacggcggcggggacggcggccgCGTCCGGGAAGCAGCAGGCGcggggggcgggggcggagggGCAGTCGGTGGTGCGGCGGCTGCAGTCGGAGCTGATGGCGCTGATGATGGGCGGCGACCCGGGCGTGTCCGCGTTCCCGGAGGGGGACAACATCTTCAGCTGGGTGGGCACCATCGCCGGGTCCGCCGCGACGGCGTACGAGGGCACCTCCTACCGCCTCTCCCTCGCCTTCCCCGGCGAGTACCCGTACAAGCCGCCCAAGGTGAGGTTCGAAACCCCCTGCTTCCACCCAAACGTGGACGCCCACGGCAACATCTGCCTCGACATCCTCCAGGACAAGTGGTCCTCCGCCTACGACGTCCGCAccatcctcctctccatccAGAGCCTCCTCGGCGAGCCCAACAACGACTCCCCCCTCAACACCCAGGCCGCCGCCCTCTGGCCTAACCAGGACGAGTTCAGGAAGATGGTCGAGAAGCTCTACAAGCCCACCGCGTAG
- the LOC4325175 gene encoding uncharacterized protein, whose protein sequence is MNFFSSVLSAAGVGGDEHEEERGEGEEAAAEQGEEGEAESGGGWSFGGLIKTLAEEIDVRPRDEQEAEEGGEEVAEGKGEVEEEADAGGGWIFGGLIKTLAEEIEEQRKVNSQLEAEEEAAAAAAAAAAAAAEEEGGETAGSGDGGEWSFGGLIQTFATRSESVLEGYRRDIQDLGSGLRLETATLRAAAARAAAAFPGALEAGASAASNRLESVGQAVDDLGAAAAVLLSHANEALRSVDADGEDGAGDGSSHPSDSASASGASWRASLPSKKYTRFEAQVLALRADPATFTEEPEDADGFAKWRDAFRIDERKEEIEGVLKESPGLESFVERLVPSVVDYDMFWCRYFFAVDKLRQAEDVRTKLVTRAMSKEDEEELSWDVDDDDEDDDNGDHKEGANTVVNKKEEQIEEPVSHKTEDDKQGADTPDVSEDKKTTLAAEKDGNGESKDEVAAPKSSNDMGREEKIDSSKESEFSAASPPSAQEEDLSWEEIEDVGDEDEKKKPIPRSSPPSKAEDIRKRFSSVEDDEELSWDIDE, encoded by the coding sequence ATGAATTTCTTCAGCTccgtcctctccgccgccggcgtcggcggcgacgagcacgaggaggagcggggagagggggaggaagccGCGGCGGagcagggggaggagggggaggcggagtccggcggcgggtggagctTCGGTGGGCTGATCAAGACGTTGGCGGAGGAGATCGATGTGCGGCCGCGCGACGagcaggaggcggaggagggcggggaggaggtggcggaggggaagggggaggtcGAGGAGGAGGCTGATGCGGGCGGCGGGTGGATCTTCGGCGGGCTGATCAAGACGTTGGCGGAGGAGATAGAGGAGCAGCGGAAGGTGAACAGCCAGCTggaagccgaggaggaggcggcggctgctgctgctgcggctgccgcggcggcggcggaagaggagggaggggaaacCGCGGGTtcgggcgacggcggggagtgGAGCTTCGGGGGCCTGATCCAGACGTTCGCGACGCGGTCGGAGTCGGTGCTCGAGGGCTACCGCCGCGACATCCAGGACCTCGGCTCGGGCCTCCGCCTCGAGACGGCaaccctccgcgccgccgccgcacgggccGCCGCGGCGTTCCCCGGCGCGCTCGAGGCCGGCGCGTCCGCCGCCTCCAACAGGCTCGAGTCCGTCGGCCAGGCAGTCGAcgacctcggcgccgccgccgccgtcctcctctcccacGCCAACGAGGCCCTCCGATccgtcgacgccgacggcgaggatggCGCCGGTGACGGCTCCTCCCATCCCTCcgactccgcctccgcctccggcgccTCCTGGCGCGCGTCATTGCCGTCCAAGAAGTACACCCGTTTCGAGGCGCAGGTGCTCGCGCTGCGCGCCGACCCTGCCACCTTCACCGAGGAGCCGGAGGATGCCGATGGGTTCGCTAAGTGGCGGGATGCGTTCAGAATCGATGAGAggaaagaggagatcgaggggGTGCTGAAGGAGAGCCCCGGGCTGGAGAGCTTCGTAGAGAGGCTTGTGCCATCGGTGGTAGACTATGACATGTTCTGGTGCCGGTATTTCTTCGCCGTCGATAAGCTCAGACAAGCCGAGGATGTCCGCACCAAGCTTGTGACCAGGGCAATGTCAAAGGAGGATGAGGAAGAGCTCAGCTGGGAtgtcgatgatgatgatgaggatgacgaCAATGGTGATCACAAGGAAGGTGCCAACACCGTAGTGAATAAGAAAGAAGAGCAAATTGAGGAGCCTGTTAGCCACAAAACAGAGGATGATAAACAAGGAGCGGATACACCTGATGTTTCAGAGGACAAGAAGACTACTCTGGCAGCTGAGAAGGATGGCAATGGCGAATCCAAGGATGAAGTAGCAGCACCAAAGTCGAGCAATGACATGGGGCGAGAAGAGAAAATCGACTCGTCTAAGGAGAGTGAATTCTCAGCGGCATCTCCTCCATCTGCACAGGAGGAAGATCTTAGCTGGGAGGAGATCGAAGATGTTGGTGATGAAGATGAGAAGAAAAAACCGATTCCACGGTCAAGCCCTCCTAGCAAAGCTGAGGATATCAGAAAACGATTTAGTTCTGTCGAAGATGATGAAGAGCTGAGTTGGGATATTGATGAGTGA
- the LOC4325176 gene encoding uncharacterized protein, which yields MDPAADPLSASAPFPTIPAASSPRNPRAARPRRQPAPFRSSDHPGAASASASASSSSSSSSTRRLGVDIPVRHGVRRGAGAAGSRAPSGFVFGGGGGGGDTAAPGLVDVEGCSPTLASSWSSSSFVFGASDTRSSFSFGSSKAAPSSSFSATVGELTIDDPRNRQGDVDVSGGNGSLPEMITDSVLSPNFVRQEIDHRDEGLGAPSQTMGRESTESSCSLVGQMDRPSLCTTENVAKQFAKDEGKISADGADSRESKSVFVFGENSEERGFTTKITETEIKKGDSVEKKIVAFGSDQLDASVAEGNACTESSFQGERHGCGSSMRDHRGVSTRAKASNALPFGLVVQDSGAKVSSTKLSDERRSAGVRTSELGDLGLVDEQSFTVHDNDAASREYGGVKGVSMNKRAVQQEKFSAHQVPLPLFISDQKAAPEVNLHLKEVTNFRLEDSDISKGNSGTKEEDVNCFSPQATESNHDRTVFISVTNLENSSRSDFIFAASTDHSKLHSQRRPSKKKIGGMSNHANSVESHPSSAIGLAHSEISRQQYTDLPAQWTKYNKTDPKTVTVSVGPAIKENIGHQEDCETWRIRGNQAYAEGQLAKAEECYTHGINSVSLNEASWKSLMLCYSNRAATRMSLGRMREALSDCRKATDIDSSFLKAQIRAANCLLALGDVEEAQKGFEICLKSNHEASLDSKITEEASDGIKKAKKVSNFMLLSKEYIVKKEFDKIPSALQMISDALSTSTYSDNLMMMKAEALLLLQRYEEVIRFCEETLHLAEENSFSPCQHSKIIDLDNCSSSVKLWRYYIIAKSYFFIGKLEEAHQFLKKLGQEALVECRYGKQSQQSVSSFSTTICELLRLKAAGNKAFQAGKYSEAVEHYTAALLSNTESPRFSAICFANRAAAYQAMGQILDAIADCSLAIALDSNYSKAISRRAGLYELIRDYDQAGNDLRRLISLLERQLQENIYTPSEKSDGIRSSLNRSNLRLSALERDAKKGISLNVYLILGIEPSCTFLDIKKAYRKAALRHHPDKAGNFLVRSENINDAVWRDIANDIRKDADYLFKLIGKAYAILSDPTTN from the exons atggatcCGGCCGCCGATCCGCTGTCCGCCTCCGCCCCATTCCCCACCATCcccgccgcctcgagccccaGGAACCCCCGCGCCGCCAGGCCGcggcgccagcccgcgcccttCCGGTCGTCGGACCaccccggcgccgcctccgcctccgcctccgcctcctcgtcctcgtcgtcgtcgtcgacgcggCGCCTCGGCGTCGATATCCCGGTCCGCCACGGCGTGCGGCGTGGCGCTGGGGCCGCGGGATCGCGCGCTCCCTCGGGCTTCGtcttcggtggcggcggcggcggcggggacaccGCGGCGCCCGGCCTCGTCGACGTGGAGGGGTGCTCGCCGACGTTGGCGAGCTCCTGGAGCTCGTCCAGCTTCGTGTTCGGGGCGTCGGACACGAGGAGCAGCTTCTCGTTTGGATCCAGCAAGGCCGCACCGTCGTCGAGCTTCTCAGCAACGGTGGGCGAGCTCACCATAGATGATCCCCGCAATAGGCAAGGCGATGTCGATGTTTCTGGAGGAAATGGTTCACTTCCGGAGATGATTACGGATTCGGTTTTGAGTCCGAATTTTGTTCGTCAAGAGATCGATCACCGTGATGAAGGGCTTGGTGCTCCTTCTCAAACAATGGGACGCGAGAGTACAGAGAGTAGCTGCTCACTAGTTGGTCAAATGGATAGGCCATCACTATGTACCACAGAAAATGTTGCTAAGCAATTCGCAAAGGATGAAGGCAAAATTTCTGCAGATGGTGCTGATAGCAGGGAGAGTAAATCTGTTTTTGTCTTTGGTGAGAATTCTGAGGAAAGGGGGTTCACTACAAAAATAACAGAAACTGAAATTAAGAAGGGAGATTCAGTAGAGAAAAAGATTGTAGCATTTGGTTCTGATCAGCTTGATGCCTCAGTTGCTGAAGGTAATGCATGCACCGAGTCCAGTTTTCAGGGTGAAAGGCATGGATGTGGCTCAAGTATGAGGGATCATCGTGGAGTTTCCACTAGAGCAAAAGCCTCAAATGCTTTACCTTTTGGCCTTGTAGTTCAGGATAGTGGTGCAAAGGTTTCTTCCACAAAGTTGTCTGATGAAAGACGAAGCGCTGGAGTACGAACATCAGAACTTGGCGATTTGGGGTTGGTTGATGAGCAATCCTTTACTGTACATGACAACGATGCAGCGTCCAGAGAATATGGAGGGGTTAAGGGTGTGAGCATGAATAAAAGAGCAGTTCAACAAGAGAAGTTCTCAGCCCACCAGGTACCGCTACCACTCTTTATAAGCGATCAGAAAGCAGCTCCAGAAGTAAATTTGCATTTGAAGGAAGTCACTAACTTCAGACTAGAGGACTCTGATATCAGTAAAGGAAACTCTGGCACAAAGGAAGAAGATGTTAACTGCTTTAGCCCGCAAGCAACAGAGAGTAATCATGACAGAACAGTGTTTATTTCTGTGACAAACCTGGAAAATTCTAGTCGTTCTGATTTCATATTTGCGGCATCAACTGATCATAGTAAATTGCACTCACAAAGACGACCTAGCAAGAAAAAAATTGGAGGAATGAGTAATCATGCTAATTCTGTTGAAAGCCATCCGTCATCTGCCATTGGTCTTGCACACTCAGAAATCTCAAGGCAGCAATACACAGATTTACCTGCTCAATGGACCAAATACAACAAAACAGATCCTAAAACAGTTACAGTGAGTGTAGGACCAGCAATTAAGGAAAACATTGGACATCAAGAAGACTGTGAAACATGGCGTATAAG GGGGAACCAAGCATATGCTGAAGGACAGTTAGCTAAGGCCGAGGAGTGCTATACCCATGGAATCAATTCTGTTTCTTTGAATGAGGCTTCTTGGAAATCATTGATGCTGTGCTACAGCAATCGTGCAGCTACTCGGATGTCTCTTGGTAGGATGAGAGAGGCCCTTTCTGATTGTCGAAAAGCCACTGATATTGATTCCAGCTTTCTGAAGGCTCAAATCAGAGCTGCCAA TTGCCTACTTGCTTTGGGGGATGTAGAAGAAGCACAAAAGGGTTTTGAAATATGTTTGAAGTCTAATCATGAAGCAAGCTTGGACAGTAAAATCACGGAAGAGGCTTCTGATGGCATAAAAAAAGCTAAG AAAGTATCTAATTTTATGCTCCTATCCAAGGAATATATTGTAAAAAAGGAATTTGATAAGATACCCAGCGCCTTACAGATGATCTCTGATGCTTTGTCCACAAGTACTTATTCAGATAATTTGATGATGATGAAAGCAGAAGCTTTGTTACTG TTACAACGATATGAAGAAGTAATTCGGTTTTGTGAAGAAACTCTACATCTGGCAGAGGAAAATAGCTTTTCTCCGTGTCAGCATTCAAAAATCATTGACTTGGACAATTGCAGTAGCTCTGTGAAATTGTGGCGTTATTATATTATAGCGAAGTCCTATTTCTTCATTGGAAAGCTTGAAGAGGCTCATCAGTTTTTAAAGAAGCTCGGACAGGAAGCACTTGTTGAATGCAG GTACGGGAAGCAATCTCAGCAATCAGTTTCATCATTCTCCACGACAATCTGTGAACTACTTCGCCTTAAA GCTGCTGGGAACAAAGCATTTCAAGCTGGTAAATATTCAGAGGCTGTGGAGCATTACACTGCTGCTTTGTTAAGCAATACCGAGTCACCGCGTTTTTCAGCAATCTGCTTTGCTAACCGCGCAGCTGCTTACCAAGCAATGGGCCAAATTTTAGATGCAATAGCAGATTGCTCACTAGCCATAGCCCTTGACTCCAATTATTCTAAG GCTATTTCTAGAAGAGCTGGTTTGTATGAACTTATAAGGGACTATGATCAGGCAGGGAATGATCTTCGTAGGTTAATTTCTCTTCTTGAGAGACAGCTTCAAGAAAATATATACACGCCTTCAGAAAAATCAGATGGTATTCGCAGCAGTCTGAACCGATCCAATCTTAGGCTTTCTGCTTTGGAGCGGGATGCCAAGAAGGGGATCTCACTGAATGTATATTTGATACT AGGAATCGAACCATCTTGCACTTTCTTGGATATAAAGAAGGCATACCGCAAAGCAGCACTAAGGCATCATCCAGACAAA GCTGGTAATTTTCTTGTGAGAAGTGAAAATATCAACGATGCAGTGTGGAGAGATATTGCTAATGACATCCGCAAAGATGCTGACTATCTATTCAAACTAATTGGGAAAGCATATGCTATACTTTCGGACCCTACAACTAATTG A